From Synechococcus sp. A10-1-5-1, a single genomic window includes:
- a CDS encoding DUF3172 domain-containing protein: MTRSRYGRSSYDERYGYGEERGRGGDRPRGPGSGGGGTPGGGGGGFQFNMGTVAVLGGVLVVGIGIGTGISSNTQGDQGNIASSQQLDMAVPDPEFCRQWGASAFVMDIELYTTMNPSSSFVTQPALRPGCVIRRENWSVLQKEGAVTAEQMRQCKQRMNTFAYIGSVKDQPIVRCVYQTDISDNKFITKGIADDAAGITPEAGQF; the protein is encoded by the coding sequence ATGACCCGCTCCCGCTACGGCCGCAGCAGCTACGACGAGCGTTACGGCTATGGGGAGGAGCGAGGCCGCGGAGGCGACCGTCCCCGGGGACCGGGATCCGGCGGCGGTGGCACCCCAGGTGGGGGCGGCGGTGGTTTTCAGTTCAACATGGGCACGGTCGCCGTGCTCGGTGGGGTCCTGGTGGTGGGGATCGGCATTGGGACCGGCATCTCAAGCAACACACAAGGGGACCAAGGCAACATCGCCAGCTCCCAGCAGCTGGACATGGCCGTTCCTGACCCCGAGTTCTGCCGGCAGTGGGGGGCGAGTGCCTTCGTGATGGACATCGAGCTGTACACGACCATGAACCCCAGCTCAAGCTTTGTCACCCAACCGGCCCTGAGGCCCGGATGCGTGATCAGGCGGGAAAACTGGAGCGTGCTTCAGAAGGAAGGCGCCGTGACCGCTGAGCAGATGCGCCAGTGCAAACAGCGAATGAACACCTTCGCTTACATCGGTTCCGTCAAGGACCAGCCGATCGTGCGCTGCGTCTATCAGACCGACATCAGCGACAACAAATTCATCACCAAGGGCATCGCGGATGACGCCGCCGGCATCACCCCAGAAGCCGGCCAGTTCTGA
- a CDS encoding NAD(P)H-quinone oxidoreductase subunit 5, producing the protein MPSPAELAWLIPVLPLIGAALVGLGLISFNRTVNRLRKPVALLLISCVGAAAVLSYAVLAQQLAGAGTTEVLFDWASAGAFTLEMGFRVDALGAVMLSLVTTIAVLVMIYSDGYMAHDKGYVRFFTYLALFSSSMLGLVISPNLLQIYVFWELVGMCSYLLVGFWYDRDGAANAAQKAFVVNRVGDFGLLLGILGLFWATGSFGFEDIGVRLQEAISAGSVSNGIAILLCLLVFMGPMAKSAQFPLHVWLPDAMEGPTPISALIHAATMVAAGVFLVARLQPVYVPFPEVQVVVAVIGTITLFLGASIALTQMDLKKGLAYSTVSQLGYMMLAMGCGAPVAGMFHLVTHAFFKAMLFLGSGSVIHAMEEVVGHEAVLAQDMRLMGGLRKYMPVTSSTFFIGCLAISGIPPLAGFWSKDEILGQAFGSFPILWAAGFVTAGMTAFYMFRLYFLTFEGEFRGNDKAMQAELMAAAGKGADDHSDEHGEHHAHAEHPHESAWQMAMPLAVLAVPSVLIGLLGMPWNSRFGTLLDPQEAAEVAEHFSWGEFLPLAGASVAISVIGISVAVLAYALRKLDLATAVAGRFPSINAFLANKWYLDDINDKLFVQGSRKLARSVLEVDSKVVDGVVNLTGLVTLGSGEGLKYFETGRAQFYALIVFGGVIALVVLFGALG; encoded by the coding sequence ATGCCGTCGCCCGCCGAACTCGCCTGGCTTATCCCGGTGCTCCCGCTGATTGGGGCCGCATTGGTGGGCCTGGGACTGATCAGCTTTAACCGCACGGTCAACCGCCTGCGCAAACCGGTTGCGCTTCTGTTGATCAGCTGCGTGGGTGCGGCGGCAGTTTTGAGTTACGCCGTCCTCGCCCAACAGCTGGCCGGTGCCGGCACCACCGAAGTCTTATTCGACTGGGCCAGTGCCGGGGCCTTCACCCTGGAAATGGGCTTCCGGGTGGACGCCCTGGGGGCAGTGATGCTCTCGCTGGTGACGACCATCGCCGTTCTGGTGATGATCTACTCCGATGGCTACATGGCCCATGACAAGGGCTATGTGCGCTTTTTCACCTACCTCGCCCTGTTCAGCAGCTCGATGCTGGGTCTGGTGATCAGCCCCAACCTGCTCCAGATCTATGTGTTCTGGGAGCTGGTGGGCATGTGCTCCTACCTGCTCGTTGGCTTCTGGTACGACCGAGACGGCGCTGCCAATGCCGCGCAAAAAGCCTTTGTGGTGAACCGGGTTGGTGACTTCGGCCTGCTGCTGGGGATCCTCGGTCTGTTCTGGGCCACCGGCAGCTTCGGATTCGAAGACATTGGCGTTCGCCTGCAAGAAGCGATCAGCGCCGGCAGCGTCTCCAACGGCATCGCGATCCTGCTCTGCCTACTGGTCTTCATGGGACCGATGGCCAAGTCGGCCCAGTTCCCGCTCCATGTCTGGCTGCCCGATGCGATGGAAGGTCCAACCCCCATCTCAGCCCTGATCCACGCCGCGACCATGGTGGCTGCGGGCGTGTTCCTGGTGGCCCGGCTTCAACCCGTCTACGTGCCGTTCCCTGAGGTTCAGGTGGTGGTGGCGGTGATCGGAACGATCACCCTGTTTCTGGGGGCATCGATCGCCCTCACCCAGATGGATTTAAAGAAGGGCCTGGCGTACAGCACCGTGAGCCAGCTGGGCTACATGATGCTGGCCATGGGTTGTGGCGCTCCGGTGGCGGGCATGTTCCACCTGGTGACCCATGCCTTCTTTAAGGCGATGCTCTTCTTGGGCTCCGGCTCGGTGATCCACGCCATGGAAGAGGTTGTCGGCCACGAAGCGGTCTTGGCGCAGGACATGCGCTTGATGGGTGGCCTCCGCAAATACATGCCTGTCACCAGCAGCACCTTCTTCATTGGCTGCCTGGCCATCAGCGGCATCCCGCCACTCGCCGGTTTCTGGAGCAAGGACGAGATCCTTGGCCAGGCCTTTGGCAGCTTCCCCATCCTCTGGGCCGCGGGCTTTGTGACGGCTGGGATGACTGCCTTCTATATGTTCCGCCTCTACTTCCTGACCTTTGAAGGGGAGTTCCGCGGCAACGACAAGGCGATGCAAGCGGAGCTGATGGCCGCCGCCGGTAAGGGCGCCGATGACCACAGTGACGAGCACGGTGAGCACCATGCCCACGCCGAGCATCCCCACGAATCCGCATGGCAGATGGCGATGCCCTTGGCGGTCCTGGCAGTTCCCTCGGTCCTGATTGGTCTCTTGGGTATGCCCTGGAACAGCCGCTTTGGCACCCTGCTGGATCCACAAGAAGCCGCAGAAGTGGCTGAGCACTTCAGCTGGGGTGAATTCCTTCCGTTAGCCGGCGCCTCAGTGGCGATCTCGGTGATCGGCATCAGCGTGGCGGTCTTGGCTTATGCCCTGCGCAAGCTCGACCTGGCAACGGCGGTGGCGGGACGCTTCCCCAGCATCAATGCCTTCCTCGCGAACAAGTGGTATCTGGACGACATCAACGACAAGCTCTTCGTTCAAGGCAGCCGCAAACTGGCCCGCTCGGTGCTCGAGGTGGACTCCAAGGTGGTGGATGGCGTCGTCAACCTCACCGGTCTGGTCACCCTGGGTAGTGGCGAGGGTCTCAAATACTTCGAAACCGGCCGCGCGCAGTTCTATGCGCTGATCGTTTTCGGGGGTGTGATCGCCTTGGTAGTGCTCTTCGGAGCCCTGGGCTAG
- a CDS encoding CCA tRNA nucleotidyltransferase → MHISSVSADGLIVPGSGGSAAAAAWGALRAEDWPLPLSAFPADAALVGGAVRDALLNRLSPTPDLDLVVAGDAIALCRTLSKRYGGSPVVLDAERDIGRLVIRGWSVDLARREGQSLVEDLQRRDYSINAMALPLAQRHELVDPHGGLGHLRDGQLVALTENNLLDDPLRLLRGIRLASELGFQLETTTAEWIQQHRHKLTGVAGERILAELEKLCQSPQGHQGLQRCLDWDLLAPWQERGKPPVPLEPLTPQRAQALGFSADEWQVAGPLARMTAVLDGPGLLQLKSSRKLQQRVQRLRRWQQRLGPEAPGTRAESLSEAERLQLHRDLASDLPALLLHWPTEAANTWLRRWRDPDDRLFHPQPAINGDQLQRELGLKATPQLGSLLQFLMLEQAFGRLSGTNEALERARQWLERQPFRQGEGPPP, encoded by the coding sequence ATGCACATCTCCAGCGTCAGCGCAGATGGGCTCATTGTGCCCGGCTCTGGCGGTTCTGCAGCGGCAGCGGCCTGGGGCGCCTTGCGCGCCGAGGACTGGCCTCTTCCCCTCTCGGCTTTTCCGGCCGATGCCGCCCTGGTGGGTGGTGCCGTCCGCGATGCCCTGCTGAATCGCCTGAGCCCTACCCCCGACCTCGACCTGGTGGTGGCCGGGGACGCGATTGCCCTCTGCCGAACGCTGAGCAAGCGCTACGGCGGCAGTCCTGTGGTGCTGGATGCGGAGCGCGACATTGGCCGGCTGGTGATCCGCGGCTGGAGCGTGGATCTGGCGCGCCGCGAAGGCCAAAGCCTGGTGGAAGACCTGCAGCGGCGGGACTACAGCATCAATGCCATGGCCCTCCCGCTAGCCCAGCGGCATGAGCTGGTGGACCCCCATGGGGGGTTGGGACATCTGCGGGACGGTCAATTGGTGGCCCTCACCGAAAACAACCTGCTGGACGATCCCCTGCGCTTGCTACGGGGCATCCGTCTGGCGAGTGAACTGGGCTTCCAGCTGGAGACCACAACAGCGGAATGGATTCAGCAGCACCGCCACAAGCTCACCGGCGTGGCGGGGGAGCGGATCCTGGCGGAACTCGAGAAGCTGTGCCAGAGCCCTCAGGGCCATCAGGGGCTGCAGCGCTGCCTGGACTGGGACCTGCTGGCCCCTTGGCAAGAGCGCGGCAAACCACCTGTCCCCCTGGAGCCCCTGACGCCCCAACGGGCGCAGGCCCTGGGTTTCAGTGCAGACGAATGGCAAGTGGCCGGGCCACTCGCCCGCATGACCGCCGTCCTCGATGGCCCTGGCCTGCTGCAGCTCAAAAGCAGCCGAAAGCTGCAGCAGCGGGTGCAGCGCCTGCGGCGTTGGCAGCAGCGGCTAGGGCCCGAGGCACCGGGGACTCGCGCCGAGAGCCTTTCGGAAGCGGAGCGGCTGCAACTGCACCGAGACCTCGCCAGCGATCTCCCAGCCTTGCTGCTGCATTGGCCAACCGAAGCGGCCAACACTTGGCTCAGGCGCTGGCGCGACCCAGACGACCGTCTGTTTCACCCCCAACCAGCGATCAATGGCGACCAGCTGCAACGGGAGTTAGGCCTGAAAGCCACACCTCAACTGGGATCACTGCTGCAGTTCTTGATGCTGGAGCAGGCCTTTGGTCGCCTCAGTGGCACGAATGAAGCCCTGGAGCGTGCACGCCAATGGCTGGAGCGTCAGCCATTTCGCCAAGGAGAGGGACCCCCGCCGTGA
- a CDS encoding RNA-binding protein, translating into MSVRLYVGNLPLSFDNKELEALFASVGEGIRFKAVQDRETGAGRGFGFANINDEKVADAVIEQLNGRDFGGNNLRIERSERRDDRRGGNDRRGPGGSTGPAVARKAVNKVVHSDTVEEGAPDPRWAGELAKLKGLLDNQKAAV; encoded by the coding sequence ATGAGCGTTCGTCTTTACGTCGGCAACCTGCCCCTGAGCTTCGATAACAAGGAGCTCGAGGCTCTGTTCGCCAGCGTGGGCGAAGGCATCCGCTTCAAAGCTGTTCAGGACCGTGAGACCGGTGCTGGTCGCGGTTTCGGCTTTGCCAACATCAACGATGAGAAGGTCGCCGACGCTGTGATCGAGCAGCTCAACGGCCGTGACTTCGGCGGCAACAACCTCCGCATCGAGCGCTCTGAGCGCCGCGATGACCGTCGTGGTGGCAACGACCGTCGTGGCCCCGGTGGCAGCACCGGCCCCGCCGTGGCCCGCAAGGCCGTCAACAAAGTGGTCCACAGCGACACCGTGGAAGAGGGTGCTCCGGACCCCCGCTGGGCTGGTGAACTGGCCAAGCTCAAGGGCCTGCTCGACAACCAAAAGGCTGCGGTCTGA
- the pds gene encoding 15-cis-phytoene desaturase, producing the protein MRVAIAGAGLAGLACAKYLCDAGHTPVVVEARDVLGGKVAAWQDDEGDWYETGLHIFFGAYRNMRQLFKELNIEDRLQWKSHSMIFNQKETPGTYSRFDFPDIPAPLNGVAAILGNNDMLSWPEKISFGMGLVPAMLRGQQYVEECDQYSWTEWLRIHNIPERVNDEVFIAMAKALNFIDPDEISSTVVLTALNRFLQESDGSKMAFLDGNPPQRLCQPIVDYVTARGGEVHLDAPLREIELNADGSVSGFRIGGIKGKEGFTLQADAYVSALPVDPFKLLLPEPWKQMPYFQKLDGLNGVPVINIHLWFDRKLTEIDHLLFSRSPLLSVYADMSNTCKEYEDPNRSMLELVFAPAKDWIGRSDEEIVAATMEELKRLFPSHFTGDDQAKLRKSIVVKTPLSVYKTVPGCQKLRPDQTSPVPNFFLAGDYTMQRYLASMEGAVLSGKLCAQAVSQAKTAVAA; encoded by the coding sequence ATGCGCGTCGCCATTGCTGGTGCTGGCTTGGCCGGGTTGGCCTGTGCCAAGTACCTCTGCGACGCCGGTCACACCCCTGTGGTGGTGGAAGCTCGCGATGTCCTAGGCGGCAAGGTGGCCGCTTGGCAGGACGACGAAGGGGATTGGTATGAAACCGGTCTGCACATCTTCTTTGGTGCCTACCGGAACATGCGCCAGCTCTTCAAGGAGCTGAACATCGAGGACCGGCTCCAGTGGAAGAGCCACTCAATGATCTTCAACCAGAAGGAGACGCCGGGCACCTACAGCCGCTTCGACTTCCCTGATATCCCCGCTCCCCTGAACGGTGTTGCCGCGATTTTGGGCAACAACGACATGTTGAGCTGGCCTGAGAAGATCTCCTTCGGGATGGGTCTGGTGCCAGCGATGCTGCGCGGCCAGCAGTACGTCGAGGAATGCGACCAGTACTCCTGGACTGAATGGCTGCGGATCCACAACATCCCTGAACGGGTGAACGATGAGGTGTTCATCGCCATGGCCAAGGCGTTGAACTTCATCGATCCCGACGAGATCTCCAGCACGGTGGTTCTGACTGCTTTGAACCGCTTCCTGCAGGAAAGCGATGGCTCAAAGATGGCCTTCTTGGATGGCAACCCCCCCCAACGCCTCTGCCAGCCGATCGTTGATTACGTCACGGCCCGCGGTGGCGAGGTGCATCTGGATGCTCCGCTGCGCGAGATCGAGCTGAATGCCGATGGCAGTGTCAGCGGCTTCCGCATTGGCGGGATCAAGGGCAAGGAGGGCTTCACCCTCCAGGCCGATGCCTACGTCAGTGCGCTGCCTGTGGACCCCTTCAAGCTGCTCCTGCCGGAGCCTTGGAAGCAGATGCCCTACTTCCAGAAGCTGGACGGCCTCAATGGCGTCCCGGTGATCAATATCCATCTGTGGTTTGACCGCAAGCTCACCGAGATCGATCACCTGCTGTTTAGCCGCAGCCCCCTGCTCAGCGTCTACGCCGACATGAGCAACACCTGTAAGGAGTACGAGGATCCCAACCGCTCGATGCTCGAGTTGGTCTTTGCTCCCGCCAAGGACTGGATCGGCCGCAGTGACGAGGAGATCGTTGCCGCGACGATGGAGGAGCTGAAGCGTCTGTTCCCGAGTCACTTCACCGGGGACGACCAGGCCAAGCTGCGCAAGTCGATCGTGGTCAAGACCCCTCTGTCGGTTTACAAGACGGTCCCCGGCTGCCAGAAGCTGCGTCCAGATCAAACCTCTCCAGTGCCTAACTTCTTCTTGGCCGGTGACTACACGATGCAGCGTTATCTGGCGTCGATGGAAGGTGCGGTGCTGAGCGGCAAGCTTTGCGCCCAGGCGGTCAGTCAGGCCAAAACCGCTGTGGCTGCTTGA
- a CDS encoding LysR family transcriptional regulator, with product MADLPFTLDQLRILRAIASEGSFKKAADSLYVTQPAVSLQIQNLEKQLSVSLFDRGGRKAQLTEAGHLLLSYCDRILSQCQEACRALDDLHNLKGGSLIVGASQTTGTYLMPRMIGLFRQKYPEVAVQLQVHSTRRTGWSVANGQIDLAIIGGELPTELNELLQVIPYASDELALVLPTKHPLARLPELSKDDLYRLGFVCLDAQSTTRKMVDQLLARSGLDVSRLKIEMELNSFEAIKNAVQSGLGAAFLPVVSIERELAAGSLHRPALADLSVRRQLKLITHPARYCSRAADAFRKEILPVFASPDSPLRRPMAAATGTEPESADV from the coding sequence ATGGCTGATCTGCCGTTCACTCTCGATCAGCTGCGCATCCTGCGGGCGATCGCCAGCGAGGGCAGCTTCAAGAAGGCCGCTGACAGCCTCTACGTCACCCAGCCGGCGGTCTCTCTGCAGATCCAGAACCTGGAGAAGCAGCTCAGTGTCTCCCTGTTCGACCGGGGGGGACGGAAGGCGCAGCTCACCGAAGCCGGCCACCTGCTGCTGAGCTACTGCGACCGGATCTTGAGCCAGTGCCAGGAGGCCTGCCGCGCCCTCGATGACCTCCATAACCTCAAGGGTGGCTCCTTGATCGTTGGGGCAAGCCAGACCACCGGCACCTATCTGATGCCGCGGATGATCGGCCTGTTCCGCCAGAAATACCCTGAGGTCGCGGTCCAGTTGCAGGTTCACAGCACCCGCCGTACCGGTTGGAGCGTGGCCAACGGCCAAATCGATTTGGCGATCATTGGTGGTGAGCTGCCCACCGAGCTCAATGAACTGCTGCAGGTCATTCCCTATGCCAGTGATGAGCTGGCGTTAGTGCTTCCCACGAAGCACCCATTAGCTCGCTTGCCGGAGCTCAGTAAGGACGACCTGTACAGGCTGGGCTTTGTTTGCCTGGATGCCCAGTCCACCACGCGCAAGATGGTTGACCAATTGCTGGCGCGTTCTGGATTGGACGTCTCGCGCCTGAAGATTGAGATGGAGCTCAACTCCTTCGAGGCCATCAAGAACGCCGTGCAAAGCGGACTGGGCGCTGCATTCTTGCCGGTGGTTTCAATCGAGCGGGAATTGGCCGCGGGGAGTCTGCACCGTCCTGCCCTGGCGGATCTCTCGGTCCGCCGTCAGCTCAAGTTGATTACTCACCCAGCGCGCTACTGCTCGCGGGCTGCGGATGCCTTCCGCAAGGAAATCCTTCCGGTCTTTGCCAGCCCCGACAGCCCGTTGCGCCGGCCGATGGCCGCTGCAACGGGCACTGAACCTGAAAGCGCAGACGTCTGA
- the ndhM gene encoding NAD(P)H-quinone oxidoreductase subunit M yields the protein MADTLIKSTTRHVRLFTARVENGQLIPDDQQLTLDLDPDNEFLWNTESQQVVQQRFQELVQANAGNDLNDYNLRRIGSELEGTIRTLLQAGKLSYNPDCRVLNYSMGLPQSPEHP from the coding sequence ATGGCCGACACCCTGATCAAATCCACCACCCGCCACGTGCGCCTGTTCACGGCCCGGGTGGAGAACGGCCAGCTGATCCCTGACGATCAGCAGCTGACTCTGGATCTGGATCCAGACAACGAATTCCTCTGGAACACAGAGTCCCAACAGGTCGTTCAGCAGCGCTTCCAAGAGCTGGTGCAGGCCAACGCCGGCAACGACCTCAACGACTACAACCTTCGCCGGATCGGATCGGAGCTTGAAGGCACCATCCGCACCCTGCTCCAGGCCGGCAAGCTCAGCTACAACCCCGACTGCCGAGTCCTCAACTACTCGATGGGTCTTCCCCAAAGCCCTGAGCATCCATGA
- a CDS encoding phytoene synthase: protein MVAVTATADLSTNTSLEEAFEACRQETAEWAKTFYLGTLLMPPAKRRAIWAIYVWCRRTDELMDSPEAMARPVSELAERLDCWEERTRALFKGEVQDGLDRVMVDTLERYPQPIQPYLDMIEGMRMDLTTTRYPSFDDLQLYCYRVAGTVGLMTQEVMGIDPAYTSAPWSDPPDTSDSAVALGIANQLTNILRDVGEDRGRGRIYLPQEDLQRFGYSEEELLAGTLNDSWRELMRFQVNRAREWFARSEAGVRWLAPDARWPVWASLRLYRGILDVIEELDYDVFNHRAYVPRSGKFLDLPRSFVIAQAR from the coding sequence ATGGTGGCGGTGACAGCAACGGCTGATCTCTCCACCAACACCTCCCTTGAGGAAGCGTTTGAAGCCTGCCGGCAGGAAACGGCGGAGTGGGCCAAGACCTTCTATCTGGGCACCCTGTTGATGCCCCCGGCCAAGCGCCGGGCCATCTGGGCGATTTATGTCTGGTGCCGGCGCACCGATGAACTGATGGATAGTCCTGAGGCGATGGCGCGCCCTGTCTCAGAGCTGGCCGAACGCCTCGACTGCTGGGAAGAGCGCACCCGCGCCCTCTTTAAGGGCGAGGTTCAAGACGGCCTCGATCGCGTCATGGTCGACACCCTTGAGCGCTATCCCCAGCCAATTCAGCCTTACCTCGACATGATCGAGGGGATGCGGATGGACCTCACCACCACCCGCTACCCCAGTTTCGACGATCTCCAGCTCTACTGCTACCGCGTCGCGGGGACGGTGGGTCTGATGACGCAAGAGGTGATGGGCATTGACCCGGCCTACACCTCCGCTCCTTGGAGTGATCCCCCAGACACCAGCGATTCGGCTGTGGCTTTGGGCATTGCGAACCAGCTGACGAACATCCTTCGGGACGTTGGTGAGGACCGGGGCCGCGGTCGGATCTATCTCCCCCAAGAGGATCTCCAGCGTTTTGGCTACAGCGAGGAGGAGTTACTCGCTGGAACCCTCAACGACAGTTGGCGTGAGCTCATGCGCTTCCAGGTCAATCGGGCCCGGGAGTGGTTTGCTCGCTCTGAGGCAGGTGTTCGCTGGCTCGCGCCCGATGCTCGCTGGCCCGTCTGGGCCTCACTTCGCCTCTATCGAGGAATCCTCGATGTGATCGAGGAGCTTGATTACGACGTCTTCAATCACCGCGCCTATGTGCCGAGGTCCGGCAAGTTTCTTGACTTGCCCCGCTCCTTTGTGATCGCTCAGGCCCGCTGA
- a CDS encoding alpha/beta fold hydrolase produces the protein MDELIWSWKGHQISYTKILPQDGSTASGRAVLCVHGFGASKGHWRHNLHALAKDQCVYAIDLLGFGRSSKPASRLDNEPETAGSVRYGFDLWAKQLVDFYSEVIRGDQPVTLQLIGNSIGGVVALNTARLLSERGQAPAQVVLIDCAERELDLKRLPEQPFIAQLSRPLVMALVRQRWIVANLFRFFARAGAVRAVLKQAYPSGGNVDEELVQLLLKPSQEPGATESFRGFVNLFDDWLAPQLLEQLAIPVRMLWGEADPWEPLEEARRWKNAFRCVQELEVLPGLGHCPHDEAPEQVNPILERWLQLGWEGAQRA, from the coding sequence ATGGACGAGCTGATCTGGAGCTGGAAAGGCCATCAGATCAGCTACACCAAAATCCTTCCCCAGGACGGCTCAACCGCATCCGGTCGGGCCGTTCTTTGTGTGCATGGTTTTGGGGCCTCAAAGGGGCATTGGAGGCACAACCTTCATGCTCTCGCCAAAGACCAGTGCGTCTACGCCATCGACCTCTTGGGGTTTGGCCGGAGCAGCAAGCCCGCCTCACGCCTGGACAACGAACCCGAAACCGCTGGGAGCGTGCGCTACGGCTTTGACCTGTGGGCCAAGCAACTGGTTGATTTCTACAGCGAGGTCATCCGTGGGGACCAGCCGGTCACACTGCAGCTGATTGGTAACTCCATCGGCGGAGTGGTGGCCCTCAATACCGCCCGTCTTCTCTCAGAACGCGGACAAGCCCCTGCTCAGGTGGTGCTGATCGACTGCGCTGAACGCGAACTCGATCTCAAACGTCTGCCGGAGCAGCCCTTCATCGCGCAACTCTCCAGACCCCTAGTGATGGCGCTGGTGCGGCAACGTTGGATCGTCGCCAACCTCTTTCGCTTCTTCGCACGGGCCGGTGCGGTGCGTGCGGTGCTGAAGCAGGCCTACCCCAGCGGCGGCAACGTCGATGAGGAACTGGTCCAACTGCTGTTGAAACCGAGCCAGGAGCCTGGAGCAACGGAGAGCTTCAGGGGCTTCGTGAATCTCTTTGATGACTGGCTGGCACCGCAGCTGCTCGAGCAACTCGCCATACCCGTGCGGATGCTCTGGGGCGAGGCAGATCCCTGGGAACCCCTGGAGGAAGCCCGGCGCTGGAAGAACGCGTTCCGCTGCGTGCAGGAGCTTGAGGTCCTACCGGGCCTAGGCCACTGCCCCCACGATGAAGCCCCCGAACAGGTGAATCCAATCCTGGAGCGCTGGCTGCAGCTGGGCTGGGAGGGCGCTCAGCGGGCCTGA
- a CDS encoding NnrU family protein has product MLALLLVFAVIHSGGASLRYWGAERIGERAWRLLFAAVSIPSAVVVIGYFLAHRYDGVRLWNLQDQPWIVPLVWLGTAISFLFLYPATYNLLEIPAVLKPQVRMYATGIIRISRHPQAIGQILWCSTHLLWIGSSFMVATCIGLIAHHLFAVWNGDRRLSNRFGEAFEELKASTSIVPFRAVLDGRQQLVASEFLRPAQLGIAIAVGVFWWAHRYIGVAATGFSRLGLAHWLG; this is encoded by the coding sequence ATGCTGGCTCTGCTCCTCGTCTTTGCTGTGATCCATAGCGGTGGCGCCTCCCTGCGCTACTGGGGGGCTGAGCGCATTGGCGAACGGGCCTGGCGGCTGTTGTTTGCCGCCGTCAGCATTCCCTCCGCCGTGGTGGTGATCGGCTACTTCCTGGCCCACCGCTACGACGGGGTCCGGCTCTGGAATCTCCAGGACCAACCCTGGATCGTGCCGCTGGTTTGGCTGGGCACGGCCATCTCCTTTCTCTTCCTCTACCCAGCCACCTACAACCTGCTCGAGATCCCGGCGGTCTTGAAACCCCAGGTGCGGATGTATGCCACCGGCATCATTCGCATCAGCCGCCACCCCCAGGCCATCGGCCAAATCCTTTGGTGTTCCACCCACCTGCTCTGGATTGGCAGCAGCTTCATGGTCGCGACCTGCATCGGCTTAATCGCCCACCATCTCTTTGCCGTTTGGAATGGGGACCGCCGCTTAAGCAACCGCTTTGGCGAGGCCTTTGAGGAGCTCAAAGCCAGCACCTCCATCGTTCCCTTCCGCGCTGTGCTGGATGGTCGTCAGCAACTGGTGGCCTCTGAATTCCTCCGGCCCGCCCAACTGGGAATCGCCATTGCTGTTGGCGTCTTCTGGTGGGCCCACCGCTACATCGGTGTTGCCGCGACAGGCTTCAGTCGATTAGGGCTCGCGCACTGGCTGGGATAA
- the tsaB gene encoding tRNA (adenosine(37)-N6)-threonylcarbamoyltransferase complex dimerization subunit type 1 TsaB: MSAPSLLLALHSSSETLGVGLCNLQEEDAAPQCATFPLGRQLSNDLLPCVEELLPAERWPQLARIVVATGPGGFTGTRLTVVLARTLAQQLQIPLHGFSSFLLMARRLAAAGALRPDQSRYWLQQTLPRRGIVAGAYRLDDSVLGGISEAVEPRLFRPEEQWPGSASGGEPAAAAVVEAEQDVLQLLALGRLAHAAVLPGPWDTVLPLYPTSPVDLG; this comes from the coding sequence ATGAGCGCACCCTCCCTACTGCTGGCGCTCCACAGCTCAAGTGAAACCCTGGGGGTTGGTCTCTGCAATCTCCAGGAGGAGGACGCGGCTCCGCAGTGCGCCACTTTCCCCTTGGGGCGTCAGCTCTCCAATGACCTTCTCCCCTGCGTGGAGGAGCTGCTGCCTGCGGAGCGGTGGCCCCAGTTGGCTCGGATTGTTGTCGCCACAGGACCTGGTGGATTCACAGGAACCCGCCTCACCGTCGTCCTGGCGCGCACCTTGGCCCAGCAGCTGCAGATTCCTCTGCACGGTTTCAGCAGCTTTTTGTTGATGGCCCGGCGCCTGGCGGCGGCGGGGGCCCTGCGTCCGGATCAGTCCCGTTATTGGCTGCAGCAAACCCTGCCCCGCCGGGGGATCGTGGCGGGGGCCTACCGCTTGGATGACTCGGTCCTGGGTGGGATCAGTGAGGCCGTGGAGCCCCGCTTGTTCCGTCCCGAGGAGCAGTGGCCCGGTTCCGCCAGTGGCGGCGAGCCAGCAGCTGCTGCGGTGGTCGAGGCGGAGCAGGACGTTCTGCAGCTGCTGGCCCTGGGGCGATTGGCCCATGCCGCGGTCTTGCCGGGGCCCTGGGACACCGTTCTTCCGCTCTATCCGACCAGCCCGGTGGATCTGGGATGA
- a CDS encoding Ycf34 family protein: protein MCICVDCRWVDQCQAYHAVERQHGAAHLCSDPQFVPTEPQIHVQVRELGPADVGVEWDVRACGSFELERGRWQRLCPGELLPT from the coding sequence ATGTGCATCTGCGTGGACTGCCGCTGGGTCGACCAGTGCCAGGCCTACCACGCAGTGGAGCGTCAGCACGGGGCGGCGCACCTCTGCAGCGATCCGCAGTTCGTCCCCACCGAGCCCCAGATCCATGTGCAGGTGCGGGAGCTCGGCCCGGCGGATGTCGGTGTGGAGTGGGACGTGCGCGCCTGCGGCAGTTTTGAGCTCGAGCGTGGGCGCTGGCAGCGGCTCTGCCCGGGGGAGTTGCTGCCCACATGA